The following are encoded together in the Rana temporaria chromosome 12, aRanTem1.1, whole genome shotgun sequence genome:
- the SNPH gene encoding syntaphilin, which produces MQSPAGGALCRPIVSPCCSAPMSVPGGRRPSIGSRRRASPPASMRDPYGTSSLSSSTSGSYKGSDSSPSSRRSNKYSLCSENHGIKPPTPEQYLTPLQQKEVCIRHLRARLRDMQEAIHDRDSEVDELRSQLSRMQEDWIEEECHRVEAQLALKAAQREIQQLREVMDDVRGRLGENETGVQKYFADITLQNRKLESLLQNMELAQDGVPCGAEGGGSAGDSPARSLTRSSTYTKLSEPPVGDRHSQDTGDSGYADSSAVSSGTEFYLGEGPLCLSVPPPPLCAEAAVQASSMSDCAVQTDEAAGTPEPDAILEKLLQSQMAGTPTSQDPKEPEASNPDSSCVVLVTDGASGAESGEAEVPDAPLTYWSRHFVVDLLAVLIPVVPTVAWLCRAERRQGQPVYNISSLMRGCCTVALHSIRRISCRPVSASTSQP; this is translated from the exons ATGCAGAGCCCCGCAG GAGGCGCTCTCTGCCGCCCTATCGTGTCCCCTTGCTGCAGTGCCCCAATGTCTGTCCCTGGAGGCAGGAGGCCGTCTATTGGTTCGCGTAG GCGAGCTTCGCCTCCTGCCTCTATGAGGGACCCGTATGGAACATCCTCTCTTAGCAGTAGCACCTCCGGCTCCTACAAAGGAAGTGATAGCAGTCCTTCTTCCAG gCGGTCAAATAAATACAGTCTATGCAGTGAGAACCATGGAATAAAGCCCCCCACCCCAGAACAATATCTCACCCCCCTGCAGCAGAAAGAGGTCTGCATCCGCCACCTGAGGGCGAGACTGAGGGACATGCAGGAGGCAATACATGACAG AGACTCGGAGGTCGATGAGCTGCGCTCCCAGCTGAGCCGGATgcaagaggactggatagaggaAGAGTGCCATCGGGTGGAAGCGCAGTTGGCGCTGAAGGCGGCACAGAGGGAAATCCAGCAGCTCCGGGAGGTCATGGACGATGTCCGGGGAAGGCTAGGAGAAAACGAAACGGGGGTCCAGAAGTATTTTGCCGACATCACGTTGCAGAACCGTAAGCTGGAAAGTCTTCTGCAGAACATGGAGTTGGCGCAGGATGGAGTGCCGTGTGGGGCAGAAGGTGGAGGTTCCGCCGGGGACTCGCCTGCCCGCTCTCTCACCCGCAGCTCTACCTACACCAAACTCAGCGAGCCTCCCGTGGGAGATCGCCACTCTCAGGACACTGGGGATAGCGGGTACGCGGACAGCAGCGCTGTCTCTTCTGGCACAGAGTTCTACCTTGGCGAGGGACCTTTGTGTCTCAGTGTGCCACCACCTCCGCTGTGTGCTGAGGCTGCTGTTCAGGCCAGCAGCATGAGTGACTGTGCTGTTCAGACGGACGAAGCTGCGGGCACCCCTGAGCCAGACGCAATCCTAGAGAAGCTCCTGCAGTCACAGATGGCTGGCACCCCTACGTCCCAGGACCCCAAAGAGCCAGAAGCCTCCAATCCTGACTCAAGCTGTGTAGTGCTGGTCACTGACGGAGCCTCTGGGGCTGAAAGCGGGGAGGCAGAGGTCCCTGATGCACCGCTTACTTACTGGAGTCGTCACTTTGTAGTGGACTTATTGGCTGTGCTGATCCCTGTGGTACCCACGGTGGCCTGGTTATGCCGCGCGGAGAGGCGCCAAGGACAGCCAGTGTATAACATCAGCTCCCTGATGCGCGGCTGCTGTACAGTCGCTTTGCACTCCATTCGCAGGATCAGCTGCCGCCCAGTCAGTGCCTCCACAAGCCAGCCCTAA